One part of the Brevundimonas sp. NIBR11 genome encodes these proteins:
- the plsY gene encoding glycerol-3-phosphate 1-O-acyltransferase PlsY — MQDLVGPAIGTLAAVAVGGYLLGSIPFGVLITRAAGAGDVRNIGSGNIGATNVLRTGRKDLALATLLLDAGKGAAALLIARHLFGSELAGALAGGAAFLGHLFPVWLGFRGGKGVATFFGLLIAACWPLGLMAGATWLIVAFALRYSSLAALVAAAAAPLYALLPLPRLGLPAPQPIFILAIVTAILIYIRHHENIARLLKGAEPRIGAART; from the coding sequence GTGCAGGATCTAGTCGGGCCAGCGATCGGCACGCTCGCGGCAGTGGCCGTCGGCGGCTATCTGCTGGGTTCCATCCCGTTCGGCGTTCTGATCACCCGCGCGGCCGGCGCCGGCGACGTCCGCAACATCGGATCCGGCAACATCGGTGCGACCAATGTCCTGAGGACCGGCCGCAAGGACCTGGCGCTGGCGACGCTGTTGCTGGACGCCGGCAAGGGGGCCGCCGCCCTGCTGATCGCCCGGCACCTGTTCGGGTCGGAGTTGGCCGGGGCCCTGGCGGGCGGCGCCGCCTTCCTGGGGCATCTGTTCCCGGTCTGGCTGGGCTTCCGGGGCGGCAAGGGGGTCGCGACCTTCTTCGGCCTGCTGATCGCCGCCTGCTGGCCGCTGGGGCTGATGGCCGGGGCGACCTGGCTGATCGTCGCCTTCGCCCTGCGCTATTCCTCGCTGGCCGCGCTGGTGGCGGCCGCCGCCGCGCCGCTCTACGCCCTCCTACCCCTGCCGAGGCTCGGATTGCCGGCGCCCCAGCCGATCTTCATCCTGGCCATCGTCACGGCGATCCTGATCTACATCCGGCATCACGAGAACATCGCCCGTCTGCTCAAGGGGGCCGAGCCCCGCATCGGCGCCGCCAGGACGTGA
- the dprA gene encoding DNA-processing protein DprA, with amino-acid sequence MSLSDAERFARLRLARCERVGPVSFRQLLERFGSAERALDALPDLVRKGGGHGYALPPMERVDGELAAGERIGATLLVLGDAAYPPMLAAVDPPPPLLWTRGDVSLLSREAVGVVGARIASAGGQRIARGLATQLGQAGFVVVSGLARGIDAAAHGGSLETGTVAVLGGGVDDVYPSENAGLYDQIVDRGCVVSESPMGARAQARDFPRRNRIISGLSRGVIVVEAELRSGSLITARLANEQGRDVFAVPGSPLDPRSKGPNELLRQGAILCEGVDDVRRAFETLRTLAEPPADHPFDGAPDEIDAVFLDRVADLLSPTPTPRDEIARALSAPIADVAAALLELSLAGRATLLPGGSAST; translated from the coding sequence GTGAGCCTGTCGGATGCCGAGCGTTTCGCCCGTCTGCGTCTCGCACGCTGCGAGCGGGTCGGCCCGGTGTCCTTCCGCCAGCTCCTGGAACGGTTCGGCAGCGCCGAGCGGGCGCTGGACGCCCTGCCCGATCTGGTCCGCAAGGGCGGCGGCCACGGCTACGCCCTGCCCCCCATGGAGCGGGTGGATGGGGAACTGGCCGCCGGGGAGCGCATCGGCGCCACCCTTCTGGTTCTCGGCGACGCCGCCTATCCGCCGATGCTGGCCGCCGTCGATCCGCCCCCGCCTCTGCTGTGGACGCGAGGCGACGTCAGCCTGCTATCTCGGGAGGCCGTCGGCGTTGTCGGCGCCCGGATCGCCTCGGCGGGCGGCCAGAGGATCGCGCGAGGTCTCGCCACCCAGCTGGGTCAGGCCGGGTTTGTGGTGGTGTCCGGACTGGCGCGGGGGATCGACGCCGCCGCCCATGGCGGATCGCTGGAGACCGGGACGGTGGCCGTCCTCGGCGGGGGTGTCGACGACGTCTATCCGTCCGAGAACGCGGGCCTCTACGACCAGATCGTCGATCGAGGCTGTGTCGTGTCGGAAAGCCCGATGGGCGCGAGGGCCCAGGCCCGGGACTTCCCCCGGCGCAACCGCATCATCTCCGGCCTGTCGCGGGGCGTCATCGTGGTCGAGGCCGAACTGCGGTCCGGATCGCTGATCACCGCCCGGCTGGCCAACGAGCAGGGCCGCGATGTCTTCGCCGTGCCCGGCTCGCCGCTCGATCCCCGCTCCAAGGGGCCGAACGAGCTGCTGCGACAGGGCGCGATCCTGTGCGAAGGCGTGGATGACGTCCGCCGGGCCTTCGAGACCCTCCGCACTCTCGCCGAGCCGCCCGCCGACCATCCCTTTGACGGAGCGCCGGACGAGATCGACGCGGTCTTCCTCGATCGCGTCGCCGATCTGCTGTCGCCGACGCCGACGCCGCGCGACGAGATCGCCCGAGCGCTGAGCGCGCCGATCGCCGATGTGGCTGCGGCCCTGCTGGAGCTCAGCCTCGCCGGGCGGGCCACCCTTCTGCCCGGCGGATCGGCCTCAACCTAG